From one Eucalyptus grandis isolate ANBG69807.140 chromosome 9, ASM1654582v1, whole genome shotgun sequence genomic stretch:
- the LOC120288492 gene encoding uncharacterized protein LOC120288492, giving the protein MAYGHRSTLPPGQPSFALVYGMEAFASVEVEIPFRDFYPKWICLEAEWSQQRFKQLDLIDKKRLKALCHGQAYQQRVARSFNRKVRPRHFEVNDLVLRKLLPIFSDPGGKFAPNYSGSYVVKKVLPGGALILAELDGREFFTPVNSDVVKKYYP; this is encoded by the coding sequence ATGGCATACGGACATCGATCCACACTTCCACCGGGGCAACCCTCGTTTGCTTTGGTGTACGGCATGGAGGCGTTCGCCTCTGTAGAAGTGGAGATTCCTTTCCGAGATTTTTATCCCAAGTGGATTTGTCTCGAGGCGGAATGGTCACAACAAAGATTCAAGCAGTTGGACTTGATTGACAAGAAAAGACTAAAAGCTCTCTGCCATGGCCAAGCATATCAACAGAGAGTAGCTAGATCTTTCAACCGGAAGGTGCGGCCAAGGCATTTTGAGGTAAATGACCTAGTCCTAAGGAAGTTGTTGCCAATCTTTTCAGATCCCGGaggcaagtttgctccaaactacAGCGGCTCATATGTGGTAAAGAAGGTACTTCCTGGCGGTGCTTTGATTTTGGCAGAAttggatggtcgtgagtttttcACTCCTGTTAATTCAGAtgttgtcaagaagtattacccatga